The Microbacterium sp. SORGH_AS_0862 genome has a segment encoding these proteins:
- a CDS encoding MFS transporter → MAADGASAAHPVTTDIPLSSAARWRAFWVCVAVAGLTILDLSKVNVALPSIETAFSAGATELQLIVSGYVLTFGLFLVPMGRIGDQRSRRALFLIGLSLFTAMSVVCALAPNSTVLLVARLLQGAAAGIQMPQVLGLIQQLFQGKERGRAFGLFGATIGVATAFGPTLGGLLIALGGPQDGWRWIFWMNLPLGLIAILLAALLLPATRTRSHRKLALDPVGVILFALTVISLMWPFLFTTGAPGDDPRRWWLLVLFVLFAAGFVAWEQRYTRIGKQPLIPLKLFRIGSYRNGTLLQTTYFAAVPSMFLMTTLYLQSGLHIEPVFAGMVTIGFALASAVSSYIGGSLVVRFGRPVVVVGLGLMLACVAGLVATALYVPDSVTPFVMAGAMLLGGIGGGLVVSPNQTLTLADIPVREGGLAGSVGQLGQRIGTAVGTAVALALFYATVYREDGHAAEDAVVFHDAYGFGMVTVALFLAVAFVIAVADLGARRRSQKVADAAS, encoded by the coding sequence CAGTTCCGCCGCGCGCTGGCGCGCCTTCTGGGTGTGCGTCGCCGTCGCGGGTCTCACGATCCTCGACCTGTCCAAGGTCAATGTGGCCCTGCCGTCGATCGAGACGGCCTTCTCCGCGGGCGCGACCGAGCTGCAGCTCATCGTCTCCGGTTATGTCCTCACCTTCGGTCTGTTCCTCGTGCCGATGGGACGCATCGGCGACCAGCGCTCCCGCCGCGCTCTGTTCCTGATCGGTCTCTCGCTGTTCACCGCGATGAGCGTCGTCTGCGCGCTCGCGCCGAACTCCACGGTGCTCCTCGTCGCGCGCCTCCTGCAGGGTGCGGCTGCCGGCATCCAGATGCCGCAGGTGCTCGGGCTCATCCAGCAGCTCTTCCAGGGCAAGGAGCGCGGCCGCGCCTTCGGGCTGTTCGGCGCCACGATCGGTGTGGCGACGGCGTTCGGGCCGACCCTCGGTGGGCTGCTCATCGCTCTGGGCGGCCCTCAGGACGGGTGGCGGTGGATCTTCTGGATGAACCTCCCGCTCGGGCTGATCGCCATCCTGCTGGCGGCTCTGCTCCTCCCTGCCACCCGCACCCGCTCGCATCGCAAGCTCGCCCTCGATCCGGTCGGTGTGATCCTGTTCGCCCTCACCGTGATCTCGCTCATGTGGCCGTTCCTGTTCACCACCGGCGCGCCGGGGGACGACCCGCGACGGTGGTGGCTGCTCGTGCTGTTCGTGCTCTTCGCCGCCGGGTTCGTGGCCTGGGAGCAGCGCTACACCCGTATCGGCAAGCAGCCGCTCATCCCGCTGAAGCTCTTCCGGATCGGCTCGTACCGCAACGGCACGCTCCTGCAGACGACGTACTTCGCGGCGGTGCCGTCGATGTTCCTCATGACCACCCTCTACTTGCAGAGCGGTCTGCACATCGAGCCCGTCTTCGCGGGCATGGTCACGATCGGATTCGCGCTGGCCAGCGCCGTCTCCTCGTACATCGGCGGCTCGCTCGTCGTGCGGTTCGGTCGGCCCGTCGTCGTCGTGGGGCTCGGGTTGATGCTGGCCTGCGTCGCCGGTCTGGTCGCCACCGCGCTCTATGTCCCCGACTCCGTCACGCCGTTCGTCATGGCGGGCGCCATGCTTCTGGGCGGCATCGGCGGCGGCCTCGTGGTCTCGCCGAACCAGACACTCACCCTCGCCGACATCCCCGTGCGCGAGGGCGGGCTCGCAGGCTCGGTCGGACAGCTCGGCCAGCGCATCGGCACCGCGGTCGGAACCGCGGTCGCCCTCGCCCTCTTCTACGCGACGGTCTACCGCGAAGACGGCCACGCGGCCGAGGACGCGGTCGTGTTCCACGACGCGTACGGCTTCGGGATGGTGACGGTCGCGCTCTTCCTCGCCGTGGCCTTCGTCATCGCCGTGGCCGACCTCGGCGCCAGGCGTCGGTCCCAGAAGGTGGCCGACGCGGCATCCTGA
- a CDS encoding nucleoside phosphorylase, protein MRLLVAALESEVVAFPAELEGFDRLITGPGKLPAAVNLTRALSAGDYEEIVVVGTAGCIDPLLQGDLHEIAGAIQHDVTDPDGVVGQHLSLPARVGHDREGVVIATGDSFVDDAETVKLIRSLGAGLVDMETYAYFWVAAEFGVPIRVLKAVSDNAQDDAMTDWDAAVTACSHILRERIRADYGV, encoded by the coding sequence ATGCGTCTGCTCGTCGCCGCGCTCGAGAGCGAGGTCGTCGCCTTCCCCGCGGAACTCGAGGGCTTCGACCGGCTCATCACCGGACCCGGCAAGCTGCCGGCAGCCGTGAACCTCACACGAGCGCTCAGCGCCGGCGATTATGAGGAGATCGTCGTGGTCGGAACCGCCGGCTGCATCGATCCGCTGCTGCAGGGGGATCTGCATGAGATCGCCGGCGCGATCCAGCACGACGTGACGGACCCCGACGGCGTCGTCGGTCAACACCTGTCGCTTCCGGCGCGGGTCGGCCACGACCGAGAGGGTGTGGTCATCGCGACCGGCGACTCCTTCGTCGACGATGCCGAGACCGTGAAGCTCATCCGGTCGCTGGGCGCGGGCCTGGTCGACATGGAGACGTACGCGTACTTCTGGGTGGCCGCCGAGTTCGGCGTGCCCATCCGCGTTCTCAAGGCGGTCTCCGACAACGCCCAGGACGATGCGATGACCGACTGGGATGCGGCCGTCACCGCCTGCAGCCACATCCTGCGCGAGCGCATCCGCGCCGACTACGGGGTCTGA
- a CDS encoding aldo/keto reductase: MTRIGRSDLDVFGLSLGGNVFGWTADRDASFEILDTFHDGGGNFIDTADSYSAWVPGNSGGESETLIGEWLAARKPRDIVIGTKVSQHPEFRGLSAKNIRAAAEASLKRLGVDTIDLYYAHFDDPETPLEETVAAFTDLVNDGLIRYTAVSNYSGDRIRQWIELAQAAGGPLPIAVQPHYNLVHRNDVEEHIIPVAEEFDLALVPYYGLASGFLTGKYRSADAAGAGSPRAEGAAKYATPQGLAIIDALERIGGEHGVSIAATALAWLRQRPTVVAPIASASRASQVPDLLTSVGVELTSEQIAELDRLSTWQPAS, from the coding sequence ATGACCCGCATCGGACGCAGCGACCTCGACGTCTTCGGCCTCTCGCTGGGCGGCAACGTGTTCGGCTGGACGGCCGACCGCGACGCCTCCTTCGAGATCCTCGACACGTTCCACGACGGCGGCGGCAATTTCATCGACACCGCCGACTCCTACAGCGCGTGGGTCCCGGGAAACAGCGGTGGTGAGAGCGAGACGCTGATCGGCGAGTGGCTGGCCGCACGCAAGCCCCGCGACATCGTCATCGGCACCAAGGTGAGCCAGCACCCGGAGTTCCGCGGCCTGTCCGCGAAAAACATCCGTGCGGCCGCGGAGGCGTCGCTGAAGCGACTCGGCGTCGACACGATCGACCTGTACTACGCCCACTTCGACGACCCCGAGACGCCGCTGGAGGAGACGGTCGCCGCGTTCACCGATCTGGTGAACGACGGCCTCATCCGCTACACGGCCGTCTCCAACTACTCGGGCGACCGCATCCGGCAGTGGATCGAGCTCGCGCAGGCCGCGGGCGGACCGCTCCCGATCGCCGTCCAGCCGCACTACAACCTCGTGCACCGCAACGACGTCGAGGAGCACATCATCCCCGTCGCCGAGGAGTTCGACCTCGCGCTCGTGCCCTACTACGGACTGGCGTCGGGCTTCCTGACGGGCAAGTACCGTTCGGCGGATGCGGCCGGTGCCGGTTCCCCGCGCGCCGAGGGCGCCGCCAAGTACGCGACGCCGCAGGGACTCGCGATCATCGACGCCCTCGAGCGCATCGGCGGCGAGCACGGCGTGTCCATCGCGGCGACGGCCCTCGCCTGGCTCCGTCAGCGGCCCACCGTCGTGGCGCCCATCGCGAGCGCGTCGCGCGCGTCCCAGGTCCCCGATCTGCTGACGAGCGTCGGCGTCGAGCTGACCAGCGAGCAGATCGCGGAGCTGGATCGCCTGTCCACCTGGCAGCCCGCCTCCTGA
- a CDS encoding NAD(+) synthase gives MSTHLPFTNPYRHGFARVAAVTIPVSVADPATNAEAVLAEARACHDDGVAVALFPELALSGYAIDDLVLQDPLLDAVAAAIERIVAASVDLRPVLAVGAPLRHGNRLYNCAVVIHRGEILGVAPKSMLPTYREFYERRWYAPGDDQRGGDIRIGDLYAPFGPDLLFEALDVDGLVVHAEVCEDMWVPVPPSSEAALAGATVLLNLSGSPITIARADDRKLLSQSQSLRCLAAYAYAAAGQGESTNDVSWDGQTMIYEGGQLLVETDRFPDAARRSVADVDLDRLRQDRLRQGTFDDNRRSLAERVGAFRTIHFRLDPPADLTGLRRPVARFPFVPADPARLAQDCYEAFSIQVSGLEQRMRAIGAPRPVIGVSGGLDSTHALLVVARAMDRMGRPRSEILAYTMPGFATGDGTKSNAIELAEAIGATIETIDIRPAATEILRGIGHPAADGEPLYDVTYENVQAGVRTDLLFRLANRHGGIVIGTSDLSELALGWATYGVGDQMSHYAVNAGVPKTLIQHLIRWVIADGVGIDERTAAVLQAVLDTEISPELVPAGEDGKVQSTEDTIGPYALHDFTLFHILRFGMRPSKIAYLAEVAFADPDAGLWPAGFPDDERYAYDRQTIVQWLRVFLTRYFGFAQFKRTAIPNGPKVSPAGSLSPRGDWRAPSDGNAAAWLSELDAALEA, from the coding sequence GTGAGCACGCACCTGCCCTTCACGAACCCCTACCGGCACGGCTTCGCCCGCGTCGCCGCCGTCACGATCCCGGTGAGCGTGGCCGACCCCGCGACGAACGCGGAGGCCGTGCTCGCCGAGGCGCGCGCCTGCCATGACGACGGTGTCGCCGTCGCACTCTTCCCGGAGCTGGCCCTCAGCGGCTACGCAATCGATGATCTCGTGCTGCAGGACCCGCTGCTGGATGCGGTGGCCGCCGCCATCGAGCGGATCGTCGCCGCCTCCGTGGACCTCCGCCCCGTGCTGGCCGTCGGCGCGCCGCTGCGCCACGGCAACCGCCTCTACAACTGCGCGGTCGTCATCCACCGCGGTGAGATCCTCGGGGTCGCCCCGAAGTCGATGCTCCCCACCTACCGCGAGTTCTACGAGCGCCGCTGGTACGCCCCGGGCGACGACCAGCGCGGCGGCGACATCCGCATCGGCGACCTCTACGCACCGTTCGGACCAGACCTGCTGTTCGAGGCGCTGGACGTGGACGGGCTCGTCGTGCACGCCGAGGTCTGCGAGGACATGTGGGTTCCCGTGCCGCCCTCGTCCGAGGCTGCGCTCGCGGGGGCCACGGTGCTGCTGAACCTCAGCGGCAGCCCGATCACCATCGCCCGCGCCGACGACAGGAAGCTGCTCTCGCAGTCCCAATCGCTGCGCTGCCTCGCCGCCTACGCCTATGCCGCGGCGGGCCAGGGCGAGTCGACGAACGACGTCTCGTGGGACGGCCAGACCATGATCTACGAGGGCGGTCAGCTGCTCGTCGAGACGGATCGGTTCCCGGACGCGGCCCGCCGCAGCGTCGCCGACGTCGACCTGGACCGCCTGCGCCAGGACCGGCTGCGCCAGGGCACCTTCGACGACAACCGCCGCTCACTCGCCGAACGCGTGGGGGCGTTCCGCACGATCCACTTCCGTCTGGACCCGCCCGCCGACCTCACCGGCCTGCGTCGCCCGGTCGCACGATTCCCCTTCGTCCCCGCCGACCCCGCGCGCCTCGCGCAGGACTGCTACGAGGCCTTCAGCATCCAGGTCTCCGGACTCGAACAGCGGATGCGGGCGATCGGCGCCCCGCGGCCCGTCATCGGCGTCTCGGGAGGCCTCGACTCCACCCATGCACTCCTGGTCGTCGCCCGCGCGATGGACCGGATGGGGCGCCCGCGCAGCGAGATCCTGGCGTACACGATGCCGGGCTTCGCGACCGGCGACGGCACCAAGTCCAACGCGATCGAACTCGCCGAGGCGATCGGCGCCACGATCGAGACGATCGACATCCGCCCCGCGGCGACCGAGATCCTGCGCGGGATCGGCCACCCGGCCGCCGACGGCGAGCCGCTCTACGACGTCACGTACGAGAACGTGCAGGCGGGTGTGCGCACCGACCTGCTGTTCCGCCTCGCGAACCGTCACGGCGGCATCGTCATCGGAACCTCCGACCTCTCCGAGCTGGCGCTCGGTTGGGCCACGTACGGCGTCGGCGACCAGATGAGCCACTACGCCGTCAACGCCGGCGTCCCCAAGACGCTGATCCAGCACCTCATCCGTTGGGTGATCGCAGACGGCGTCGGGATCGACGAGCGCACGGCCGCCGTGCTGCAGGCGGTCCTGGACACCGAGATCAGCCCCGAGCTCGTCCCCGCGGGCGAGGACGGCAAGGTGCAGTCGACCGAGGACACCATCGGCCCGTACGCGCTCCACGACTTCACGCTGTTCCACATCCTTCGATTCGGGATGAGGCCGTCGAAGATCGCGTACCTGGCGGAGGTCGCCTTCGCCGACCCGGATGCGGGGCTCTGGCCGGCCGGGTTCCCCGACGACGAGCGGTATGCCTACGACCGCCAGACGATCGTGCAGTGGCTGCGGGTGTTCCTCACGCGCTACTTCGGCTTCGCCCAGTTCAAGCGCACCGCGATCCCCAACGGCCCGAAGGTGTCCCCGGCGGGATCGCTGTCGCCGCGTGGGGACTGGCGAGCGCCCAGTGACGGGAACGCCGCGGCCTGGCTCAGCGAGCTCGACGCCGCCCTGGAGGCCTGA
- a CDS encoding bifunctional RecB family nuclease/DEAD/DEAH box helicase: protein MRYIEPAGSDSGRVVWSASDLKAAAECEFAWLRQLDARLGRIPAVIEPEDVMLERAARLGTRHELAVLQRYRDEFGAAVVEIPETRSGDEAAMTDAVAATLAALAEPASHVVYQAAFRTDEFVGFADFLVRADDGAWIVQDTKLARHARVTALMQLAAYVDQLDAAGVPRADRVELLLGDGSVSTHRVRDLLPVYRQRRARLRALIADRDLAAGAAGQPIAWADGRGALRVVACGRCATCETEVAAHRDLLLVAGMRPVQRERLRVAGITTIDELAAAEAAPERMSDDVFASLRTQARLQLESPAGVPGPDGTVPADAVPRYEVVLPQALAALPRRDAGDLFFDFEGDPLYTEGAGDWGIDYLFGWIDPEQQYSALWAHSFADEKAALETFIDFVDLRRRAHPGMHIYHYAPYEPTHLLAMAARHGTREAEVDRLLRDGVFVDLYPVVRRALRVGSRSYSIKKLEPLYMGAQRRTSDVQRGDDSIVRYVEARALLEAGQDDQAQLVLDDLAEYNRDDCVSTLRLRDWLVDRAREAQLFPSVDPVVGEDVYEPSFRSVALQRRAAVADDEADAAALRLGAAAIDYYPREAKTFWASHFLRLREPVSLWEDTRDVVVLDGARTRVVDDWQPGQGRQRALRRRLELRGDPAPGTRLSVGTQPFLVYAAPAPFGEASPRWIHAARAVRIVEALDDGAVVEELAADGQTWSDLPIALAPAAPPAAGNQQAAIDAWADALIDADPHFPLDAATDILRRVAPRTTTDALTPSTGDDVAAIVRSVVDLDDSYLAVQGPPGTGKTYVGSHVVARLVAERGFRVGVVAQSHAVVEHMLDRIVAAGLSSNLVGKALKDPSQADAVSFTVFEKNALATFTEDRPGGFVVGGTAWDFSHAGRVPRRSLDLLVIDEAGQFSLASTIAVSRAARRLLLLGDPQQLPQVSQGTHPEPVDESALGWVMDGAAVLPASHGYFLSHTWRMHPALASAVSELSYDGELASAPVTATRTLDGVEPGVHPIPVVHTGNAVASPEEAAEVVRIVRDMIGRTWTCQDDGEAAARPLTAADVIVVTPYNGQQVEVENALEAAGLTGIRVGTVDKFQGQEAIVAIVSLAASSGREAPRGLEFLLLQNRLNVAVSRAQFAAYVVFSPDLLDDLPRTPEGVARLSAFARLVGEDEPSSVTATRMRSGHPGEV from the coding sequence ATGCGATACATCGAGCCTGCGGGGTCCGACAGCGGGCGCGTGGTGTGGAGCGCGAGCGACCTCAAGGCCGCCGCGGAGTGCGAGTTCGCGTGGTTGCGCCAGCTCGATGCGCGGCTGGGCCGCATCCCCGCGGTCATCGAACCCGAAGACGTCATGCTCGAGCGGGCGGCCAGGCTCGGCACGCGGCACGAGCTGGCCGTGCTGCAGCGCTATCGTGACGAGTTCGGCGCGGCCGTCGTCGAGATCCCCGAGACCCGCTCGGGCGATGAGGCGGCGATGACGGATGCGGTCGCCGCGACCCTCGCCGCTCTCGCCGAACCCGCCTCCCACGTGGTCTATCAGGCGGCGTTCCGCACCGATGAATTCGTGGGCTTCGCCGACTTCCTGGTGCGCGCAGACGACGGCGCGTGGATCGTGCAGGACACCAAACTGGCCCGCCACGCGCGCGTGACGGCCTTGATGCAGCTGGCGGCATACGTCGATCAGCTCGATGCGGCGGGGGTTCCCCGGGCCGATCGTGTGGAGCTGCTCCTGGGCGACGGTTCGGTCAGCACCCATCGGGTGCGCGATCTTCTGCCGGTGTATCGGCAGCGTCGCGCCCGACTGCGCGCGCTCATCGCCGACCGCGACCTCGCCGCGGGCGCCGCCGGACAGCCGATCGCGTGGGCGGACGGCCGCGGAGCGCTGCGTGTCGTGGCGTGCGGGCGGTGTGCGACGTGCGAGACGGAGGTGGCCGCGCATCGCGACCTGCTGCTCGTCGCCGGGATGCGGCCCGTGCAGCGTGAGCGTCTGCGCGTCGCAGGCATCACGACGATCGACGAGTTGGCGGCGGCCGAGGCGGCCCCGGAGCGCATGAGCGACGACGTCTTCGCGTCGCTGCGGACGCAGGCCCGGCTCCAGCTGGAGAGCCCCGCGGGGGTGCCCGGACCCGACGGTACGGTCCCCGCCGACGCCGTGCCGCGCTACGAGGTCGTGCTGCCGCAGGCGCTCGCTGCTCTGCCGCGACGCGATGCGGGCGACCTCTTCTTCGATTTCGAGGGAGACCCCCTGTACACCGAGGGCGCCGGGGACTGGGGGATCGACTACCTCTTCGGATGGATCGATCCCGAACAGCAGTACTCGGCGCTGTGGGCGCACTCGTTCGCCGACGAGAAGGCGGCACTCGAGACGTTCATCGACTTCGTCGATCTTCGTCGGCGCGCGCACCCGGGCATGCACATCTACCACTACGCGCCGTACGAGCCGACGCACCTGCTCGCGATGGCCGCGCGCCACGGCACCCGCGAGGCCGAGGTCGACCGTCTGCTGCGTGACGGTGTCTTCGTCGACCTGTACCCGGTCGTCCGCCGAGCGCTGCGGGTCGGGTCCCGGTCGTACTCCATCAAGAAGCTCGAGCCGCTGTACATGGGCGCCCAGCGCCGCACGAGCGATGTGCAGCGCGGCGACGACTCGATCGTGCGCTACGTCGAGGCGCGTGCGCTGCTCGAGGCGGGGCAGGATGATCAGGCTCAGCTCGTGCTCGACGATCTGGCCGAGTACAACCGCGATGACTGCGTGTCGACGCTCCGTCTGCGCGACTGGCTCGTCGACCGAGCGCGCGAGGCGCAGCTCTTCCCGTCGGTGGATCCCGTCGTGGGCGAGGACGTCTACGAGCCGTCGTTCCGCTCTGTGGCGCTCCAGCGCCGCGCGGCCGTCGCCGACGACGAGGCGGATGCGGCGGCCCTGCGCCTCGGCGCCGCGGCGATCGACTACTACCCGCGCGAGGCGAAGACCTTCTGGGCCTCGCACTTCCTCCGGCTCCGCGAGCCGGTGTCGCTATGGGAGGACACCCGCGACGTCGTCGTGCTCGACGGTGCGCGCACGCGTGTCGTGGACGACTGGCAGCCGGGGCAGGGGCGTCAGCGCGCCCTGCGTCGCCGTCTCGAGCTGCGGGGCGACCCCGCGCCGGGCACGCGGCTGAGCGTCGGCACCCAGCCCTTCCTCGTGTACGCCGCTCCGGCGCCTTTCGGGGAGGCATCCCCGCGGTGGATCCATGCGGCGCGTGCCGTGCGCATCGTCGAGGCGCTCGACGACGGCGCCGTCGTGGAGGAGCTCGCGGCCGACGGACAGACCTGGTCGGACCTGCCGATCGCCCTCGCGCCCGCAGCTCCCCCCGCGGCCGGCAACCAGCAGGCGGCGATCGACGCGTGGGCGGACGCGCTGATCGACGCCGACCCGCACTTCCCGCTCGACGCGGCCACCGACATCCTGCGTCGCGTCGCTCCGCGCACCACGACGGACGCGCTGACACCCTCGACCGGCGACGACGTCGCGGCTATCGTCCGCAGCGTCGTCGACCTCGACGACAGCTATCTCGCCGTCCAGGGCCCTCCCGGTACGGGCAAGACCTACGTGGGCTCCCACGTGGTCGCACGCCTCGTGGCCGAGCGCGGCTTCCGCGTGGGTGTCGTCGCGCAGTCGCACGCCGTCGTGGAGCACATGCTGGATCGGATCGTGGCTGCGGGTCTCTCCTCGAACCTCGTCGGCAAGGCGCTCAAAGACCCCAGCCAGGCGGATGCCGTGTCGTTCACGGTGTTCGAGAAGAACGCGCTCGCGACGTTCACCGAGGACCGGCCCGGGGGCTTCGTCGTCGGTGGGACCGCGTGGGACTTCAGCCACGCCGGCCGCGTACCCCGTCGCAGCCTTGATCTGCTCGTGATCGACGAGGCGGGACAGTTCTCCCTCGCCTCGACGATCGCCGTGTCGCGGGCAGCGCGCCGCCTGCTGCTGCTCGGCGACCCGCAGCAGCTCCCGCAGGTCAGCCAGGGCACGCACCCCGAGCCCGTCGACGAGTCGGCGCTGGGGTGGGTCATGGATGGCGCGGCGGTCCTGCCCGCATCCCACGGCTACTTCCTCTCGCACACGTGGCGGATGCACCCGGCGCTCGCGAGCGCCGTGTCGGAGCTCTCCTACGACGGAGAGCTCGCTTCCGCGCCCGTGACGGCCACCCGCACGCTGGACGGCGTCGAACCGGGCGTGCACCCGATTCCCGTGGTGCACACGGGCAACGCGGTCGCCTCGCCCGAAGAGGCGGCAGAAGTGGTGCGCATCGTCCGTGACATGATCGGCCGCACCTGGACGTGCCAGGACGACGGTGAGGCGGCCGCGCGGCCGCTCACCGCCGCGGACGTCATCGTCGTGACGCCCTACAACGGCCAGCAGGTCGAGGTGGAGAATGCGCTCGAGGCGGCGGGTCTCACCGGCATCCGGGTGGGCACGGTGGACAAGTTCCAGGGTCAGGAGGCGATCGTCGCGATCGTGTCGCTCGCCGCGTCATCGGGCCGCGAGGCCCCCCGCGGCCTGGAGTTCCTGCTCCTGCAGAACCGCCTGAACGTGGCCGTCTCGCGGGCGCAGTTCGCCGCGTACGTCGTCTTCTCGCCCGACCTGCTGGATGACCTGCCGCGTACGCCGGAGGGAGTGGCGCGGCTGAGTGCGTTCGCCCGCCTGGTCGGAGAGGACGAGCCGTCGTCGGTCACGGCGACAAGGATGCGATCCGGTCACCCGGGAGAGGTATGA
- the corA gene encoding magnesium/cobalt transporter CorA: MTLIDNAIYVQGHRVETPRSLDETYELLDAHDGFAWIGMYRPGPAELASVAGEFGLHPLAVEDALQGHQRSKVERYGDTLFVVLRPAHYDDELEHVEFGELHLFVGPRFVVTIRHAESPNLAAVRQRLERQPELLELGPEAVLYAILDRVVDEYEPVVAGIENDIDEIEDQLFGDSDDDALSRRIYELFGEVISFGRAVQPMSGMLEWLRRGYEKYDVDLEVQRNLRDVLDHVIRIAERIEGFRALLDKALTVHSALVARRQTEASLAQNDEIKKISSWAAIIFAPGLIAGIYGMNFENMPELHWEYGYPLAVGGMGVFAVALWVIFRKKKWL, encoded by the coding sequence ATGACTCTGATCGACAACGCCATCTACGTCCAGGGGCACCGCGTGGAGACCCCGCGCAGCCTCGACGAGACCTACGAACTGCTCGACGCCCACGACGGCTTCGCCTGGATCGGGATGTACCGGCCGGGCCCCGCGGAACTCGCAAGCGTCGCCGGCGAGTTCGGCTTGCACCCTCTGGCGGTCGAGGACGCGCTGCAGGGCCACCAGCGCTCGAAGGTGGAGCGGTACGGCGACACCCTGTTCGTCGTGCTGCGTCCCGCCCACTACGACGACGAGCTCGAGCACGTCGAGTTCGGCGAGCTGCACCTGTTCGTGGGTCCCCGATTCGTGGTGACCATCCGCCACGCCGAGTCGCCGAACCTCGCGGCCGTCCGGCAGCGGCTCGAGCGCCAGCCGGAGCTGCTGGAGCTGGGGCCGGAGGCCGTGCTCTACGCGATCCTCGACCGCGTGGTCGACGAGTACGAGCCGGTCGTCGCCGGTATCGAGAACGACATCGACGAGATCGAGGATCAGCTCTTCGGCGACAGCGACGACGACGCGCTCTCACGACGCATCTACGAGCTGTTCGGCGAGGTCATCAGCTTCGGTCGCGCCGTTCAGCCGATGTCCGGGATGTTGGAGTGGCTGCGCCGCGGATACGAGAAGTACGACGTGGACCTCGAGGTGCAGCGCAACCTCCGCGACGTGCTCGACCACGTCATCCGCATCGCGGAGCGCATCGAGGGGTTCCGTGCGTTGCTGGACAAGGCGCTGACGGTGCACTCCGCCCTCGTGGCCCGCCGTCAGACCGAGGCGAGCCTCGCGCAGAACGACGAGATCAAGAAGATCTCGTCGTGGGCGGCGATCATCTTCGCGCCGGGGCTCATCGCCGGCATCTACGGCATGAACTTCGAGAACATGCCTGAGCTGCACTGGGAGTACGGCTATCCGCTCGCCGTCGGCGGCATGGGGGTTTTCGCCGTCGCCCTGTGGGTGATCTTCCGCAAGAAGAAGTGGCTCTGA
- the upp gene encoding uracil phosphoribosyltransferase: MRLHVADHPLITHKLTVLRDKNTPSPVFRQLTEELLTLLAYEATRNVRVEELEIETPVTSTTGVRISEPRPLVVPILRAGLGMLDGMVKLLPTAEIGFLGMARNEETLQPYTYAERLPDDLSDRQCFVLDPMLATGGSLGAAIDFLFARGAQDVTAICILGAPEGVAKIEELVGDRDVTLVLGALDERLNEKGYIVPGLGDAGDRLYGTV; the protein is encoded by the coding sequence ATGCGCCTGCACGTCGCCGACCACCCGCTCATCACGCACAAGCTCACGGTGCTGCGCGACAAGAACACCCCTTCCCCGGTGTTCCGTCAGCTGACGGAGGAGCTGCTGACCCTCCTCGCATACGAGGCGACGCGCAACGTGCGCGTCGAGGAACTCGAGATCGAGACGCCGGTCACCTCGACGACCGGCGTGCGGATCTCCGAGCCGCGCCCGCTGGTCGTGCCGATCCTGCGCGCCGGCCTCGGCATGCTCGACGGCATGGTGAAGCTCCTGCCCACGGCCGAGATCGGTTTCCTCGGCATGGCGCGCAACGAGGAGACCCTGCAGCCGTACACCTACGCGGAGCGCCTGCCCGACGACCTCAGCGACCGCCAGTGCTTCGTGCTCGACCCGATGCTCGCCACCGGCGGATCGCTGGGCGCGGCGATCGACTTCCTCTTCGCGCGCGGCGCGCAGGACGTCACCGCGATCTGCATCCTCGGTGCGCCCGAGGGCGTCGCGAAGATCGAGGAACTCGTCGGAGACCGCGATGTGACCCTCGTGCTCGGTGCGCTCGACGAGCGCCTGAACGAGAAGGGCTACATCGTGCCCGGTCTCGGCGACGCCGGAGACCGCCTCTACGGCACGGTCTGA
- the tadA gene encoding tRNA adenosine(34) deaminase TadA: MARALELAQHASADGDVPVGAVVLDADGRTIAEGRNERELTGDPTAHAEVVALRRAAASAGSWNLSGCTLVVTLEPCVMCAGAILQARVDRVVFGAWDDKAGAAGSMYDLLRDRRLPYRVEVIGGVAEQAASAQLQAFFTARR; encoded by the coding sequence ATGGCCCGTGCGCTGGAGCTGGCGCAGCACGCCTCGGCGGACGGCGACGTCCCCGTCGGTGCGGTCGTGCTCGATGCCGACGGTCGGACGATCGCGGAGGGGCGCAACGAGCGCGAGCTCACGGGGGACCCCACCGCCCACGCGGAGGTCGTGGCGTTGCGGCGGGCGGCCGCATCCGCCGGGTCGTGGAACCTCAGCGGCTGCACCCTCGTGGTCACGCTCGAACCGTGCGTCATGTGCGCGGGCGCGATCCTGCAGGCGCGCGTCGACCGCGTCGTCTTCGGCGCGTGGGACGACAAGGCGGGGGCTGCGGGATCGATGTACGACCTGCTGCGCGATCGCCGGCTGCCCTATCGCGTCGAGGTCATCGGCGGAGTGGCGGAGCAGGCCGCATCCGCGCAGTTGCAGGCGTTCTTCACAGCCCGTCGCTGA